The following proteins come from a genomic window of Chelmon rostratus isolate fCheRos1 chromosome 23, fCheRos1.pri, whole genome shotgun sequence:
- the LOC121626463 gene encoding H-2 class II histocompatibility antigen, A-U alpha chain-like, translated as MMMMMKMMLVLVLSCVLCVSADVLHEDLGISGCSSSDGEFMYTLDGEEVWYADFINQRGVEPQPSFIDHMTYPGGYESAVANLQVCKQNLKVISEAYKTPPQEQDPPSSPIVYPRDDVELGQKNTLICHVTGFYPAPVKISWTKNGQKVTEGTSINVPYPNKDISFSQASRLDFIPQQGDIYSCTVEHLALDEPLTRIWDVEVKQPGIGPAVFCGLGLTVGLLGVAAGTFFLIKGNECS; from the exons atgatgatgatgatgaagatgatgctggtcctggtcctctcctgtgtcctctgtgtctcagctgaCG ttctaCATGAAGACCTTGGTATCAGTGGCTGTTCTTCCTCTGATGGAGAGTTCATGTACACTCTGGACGGTGAAGAGGTTTGGTACGCAGACTTCATCAATCAGAGAGGAGTGGAGCCTCAGCCCAGCTTCATCGATCATATGACTTATCCAGGAGGTTATGAAAGTGCTGTGGCTAATCTACAGGTCTGCAAACAGAACCTGAAGGTGATCAGTGAAGCCTACAAGACCCCTCCTCAGGAACAGG ATCCTCCCTCCAGCCCGATCGTCTACCCCAGAGACGATGTGGAGCTGGGACAGAAGAACACCCTCATCTGTCATGTGACGGGTTTCTATCCTGCTCCTGTAAAGATCTCCTGGACAAAGAACGGACAGAAGGTGACTGAAGGAACCAGCATCAATGTTCCCTACCCCAACAAAGACATTTCCTTCAGCCAGGCCTCCAGACTGGACTTCATCCCACAGCAGGGAGACATTTACAGCTGTACAGTGGAACATCTGGCCCTGGACGAACCACTGACCAGAATCTGGG atgtggaggtgaagcagccTGGTATTGGACCTGCAGTGTTCTGTGGACTTGGTCTGACTGTTGGTCTGCTCGGTGTGGCTGCTGGAACCTTCTTCCTCATCAAAGGAAACGAGTGCAGCTGA